A portion of the Hyalangium minutum genome contains these proteins:
- a CDS encoding Mov34/MPN/PAD-1 family protein: MWEECLSEILRHLEGTYPQEGCGVILRAGLEGPWRVQPLPNAYDRHHAADPVRFPRTSRTAYLFEPRDWLALLKEADARGESVECVFHSHVNGIADFSTEDRAQALASGQPLLPGVSYLVVAVVAGRASEARLFRWVEGEFRDRPVTFLP, from the coding sequence ATGTGGGAGGAATGCCTATCGGAGATCCTCCGACATCTGGAGGGAACCTACCCCCAGGAAGGCTGCGGCGTGATCCTGCGGGCGGGCCTGGAAGGCCCCTGGCGAGTCCAGCCCCTGCCCAACGCCTATGATCGACACCACGCGGCCGACCCTGTGCGCTTTCCTCGCACCTCGCGCACCGCCTACCTCTTCGAGCCCAGGGACTGGCTCGCGCTTTTAAAGGAAGCCGACGCGCGAGGTGAGTCCGTGGAGTGTGTGTTCCACTCTCACGTGAATGGAATCGCGGACTTCTCGACCGAGGACAGGGCCCAGGCCTTGGCTTCCGGGCAACCGCTACTTCCAGGCGTATCCTACCTGGTGGTGGCGGTGGTTGCCGGGCGTGCGTCCGAGGCGAGGCTTTTTCGATGGGTTGAGGGAGAATTTCGCGACCGTCCGGTTACGTTCCTACCGTAA
- a CDS encoding HesA/MoeB/ThiF family protein yields the protein MALSEDQILRYSRQILLKDVGGRGQEALLEAGARLEGAGPAGLTAAAYLAAGGTPVVTTDAKVGPASVGFLVVDADIGHPASEVLARVLPEVNPDAATPRPGGRIAELPAAWSGEAPWVALGGDGTRGAVVFRGSQGCVWCFGETVRTLGAAPNGVLGVALGTLGALVFQRLRLGMGPELGGKWLVAPGQWVDLELRRCAKCRESL from the coding sequence GTGGCGCTGAGTGAAGATCAGATCCTTCGCTACTCGCGGCAGATCCTCCTGAAGGATGTGGGCGGCCGAGGCCAGGAGGCACTGCTGGAGGCGGGAGCGCGGCTCGAAGGCGCCGGTCCCGCCGGGCTCACGGCTGCGGCCTACCTCGCGGCGGGCGGCACTCCGGTGGTGACCACGGACGCCAAGGTGGGGCCCGCTTCCGTGGGCTTCCTGGTCGTGGATGCCGACATTGGGCACCCTGCCTCCGAGGTGCTGGCCCGCGTGCTCCCGGAGGTGAATCCGGATGCGGCGACGCCTCGCCCGGGAGGCCGGATCGCTGAGCTGCCCGCGGCCTGGAGTGGTGAGGCCCCGTGGGTGGCGCTCGGAGGCGACGGCACGCGTGGCGCGGTGGTCTTCCGCGGGAGCCAGGGATGCGTCTGGTGCTTCGGAGAGACCGTCCGGACCTTGGGAGCCGCACCCAATGGAGTGCTCGGCGTGGCGCTCGGCACGTTGGGGGCGCTGGTGTTCCAGCGGCTCCGGCTCGGAATGGGGCCGGAGCTGGGCGGCAAGTGGCTCGTGGCCCCCGGACAGTGGGTGGATCTGGAGCTCCGGCGCTGTGCCAAGTGCCGTGAGTCCCTGTAA
- a CDS encoding response regulator produces the protein MTGDPVDPQPTTPTAPIRVFVVEDQTKILKNQLRLLEGHADIEIIGTALSGEAAMEEVPKLMPDVLLLDLGLPRMSGIDVTRAVKASFPKVEILIFTIFDEEDKVLEAVKAGASGYLLKGATVDKIIEAIKEVRAGGTVIQPNLARRLLRHFRVDPDATPVPAAPPPPAPQATAAAAPMLEAEPPTEVEAHPAGGASDEPQLKPLSDREKEILQLIAKGVSNSEAAKLLNLSKATIRTHLEHIYRKLEVTNRVEAVTEGIRKGLISV, from the coding sequence ATGACCGGAGACCCTGTGGATCCCCAGCCGACGACGCCCACCGCCCCCATCCGCGTCTTCGTGGTCGAGGACCAGACCAAGATCCTGAAGAACCAGCTGCGGCTGCTGGAGGGCCACGCGGACATCGAGATCATCGGCACCGCGCTGTCGGGCGAGGCCGCGATGGAAGAGGTGCCCAAGCTGATGCCCGACGTGCTCCTGCTGGACCTGGGGCTGCCGCGCATGAGCGGCATCGACGTGACGCGGGCGGTGAAGGCCAGCTTCCCGAAGGTGGAGATCCTCATCTTCACGATCTTCGACGAGGAGGACAAAGTCCTCGAGGCCGTGAAGGCCGGCGCCTCCGGGTACCTGCTCAAGGGCGCCACGGTGGACAAGATCATCGAGGCCATCAAGGAGGTGCGCGCGGGCGGCACGGTCATCCAGCCGAACCTGGCGCGCCGCCTGCTGCGGCACTTCCGGGTGGATCCGGATGCCACGCCGGTGCCCGCGGCGCCTCCGCCTCCTGCGCCCCAGGCCACTGCAGCGGCCGCTCCCATGCTGGAGGCGGAACCCCCGACCGAGGTGGAGGCCCACCCGGCCGGAGGCGCTTCGGACGAGCCCCAGCTCAAGCCGCTGTCGGACCGGGAGAAGGAGATCCTCCAGCTGATCGCCAAGGGCGTGTCGAACAGCGAGGCCGCCAAGCTCCTGAACCTGAGCAAGGCGACCATCCGCACGCACCTGGAGCACATCTACCGGAAGCTCGAGGTCACCAACCGCGTGGAGGCCGTCACCGAGGGCATCCGCAAGGGCCTCATCTCCGTGTAG
- a CDS encoding trifunctional serine/threonine-protein kinase/ATP-binding protein/sensor histidine kinase, giving the protein MLPIPGYTLRGALKTTGTNLLFHSVRDADGLHVILKTPTATAVGPRERERYRREFAILQRLQDVRGVPRVIACEQLRERPVLLLEEVAGTPLSDETGKPFEVARALRLGSSLASTLAEIHRRGVIHKDLKPANIIVTASGETRLIDFGSASLQLVEHVDALHSHLIEGTLPYMSPEQTGRMNRAVDYRTDLYSLGITLYELLTGGRPFYGKDALEWFHAHMALAPPPPHERVKGLPPTVSAIVLKLLAKVAEERYQSAEGLKADLERCLEGLRRGACEDFPLGLYDVPTRFQLPQRLYGRDAHAAALLQGFERVARGGRSELILVRGYSGIGKSAVVHELHKPVVRQRGFFLSGKFDQLQQDIPYSTLAQAIRGLTQQLLSGTDTELARWRERLLEAWEGQGRVVVEVVPQLELVAGPQPPVPELSPSEATHRFNRVFRRFLGVFASPEHPLVVFLDDLQWADRASLQLLQHLLTHPETPPVLLIGAYRDNEVSPSHPLSLTLVELRKAGAAMTDLQLEPLSLADVQRLITDTLPGAGPETVRPLAALALEKTGGNPFFLLQFLQTLHQDGLLVRTPEGTWHWDADGARAKGYSDNVVDFMVRKLRQLPLGTQHQLRLAACVGNAFSERILRVISNLEDATEVEQGLDPALQEGLVSRTGPEQYRFLHDRIQQAAHALIPPEERKAVHLRIGRLLLASLSPDEVQANLFDVVGQLNTGAELITDPQERHRVARLNAEAGKKAQAATAFRSAVSYLAMAFQLLPGNPWETDPELAFKLQLDQASCEFMSGNTVQARQLVEALRHRARTRVEIAAVYRLMSDLHLAAGEIQASIGCLLECLERFGMPMSPHPSWAEVEAANDEVRALLGSRPIESLLELPLLSDPDMEAVLNILAALFTPSFFTDKNLLILHLCRLVLLSLRHGNSSAAVHGYAWYGVVLAPAFKQYREGYAFGKLACDLVERHGFTASRGKALYSLEIISYWTRPMALSQELIREAFQHALKAGDFQVACYCCNHIVTNRLSMGHELEEVHQESVARMDFARRAGYRDVQHVIHNTQRYVQQLRGLAPVFGSLSGEDFDETSFEAGLTPDRMSTMRCWYWIIKMQARFMSGAYAEAREAGDKADALAWSSLGHIQLLDLHLFRALTLAACLDTLPTEERGPALQELQRHHGQLAEWASYCPENFLAPERLAFAELARVTGREPEAFRAYEEAHQVASEHCLIQYVALSCELAARFWFERKMSTIADTYARKACAAYVHWGANGKAKQLSQLWPHLSSERTREETATNTESSQLDALTVVKAQQAISGEIVLEQLANTLLRVALESAGAQRGALMLPRGGALEVVAVSGTAPEDTGAGPPEASLPWTLISYVRRTREQVLIDDASQPHPFSSDPWIARGQVRSVLCLPLLRQEELRGVLYLENRLATHAFTPARGALLEHLASQAAISLENARLYADVQRAEAALRQANDELEKRVEERTRELQQAQVQLVETARQAGMAEVATDVLHNIGNVLTSAIINAQTMNQTLGSSRLGRLKQSCDLLTEHQDTLADFLTKDRRGMRLPAYLSALTDELLREHAGLQGGMSDMGKHIEHIRYIVQLQQTYARSTLVTEECDPARLLEDALSIQMAALKRHGIHVIREFSPASRIRLDKHKVLQILINLISNARNAMAGLPEGQRTLHVRLGQVGNTLRIQVQDNGMGIAPEVRDRLFSQGFTTRKGGHGLGLHSSALAARMMGGTLRLESEGPDKGATATLELQPTS; this is encoded by the coding sequence ATGCTCCCCATTCCTGGCTACACCCTCCGAGGAGCACTCAAGACCACCGGTACCAACCTGCTGTTTCACTCGGTCCGCGACGCGGATGGACTTCACGTCATCCTCAAGACGCCCACAGCCACCGCCGTGGGCCCGCGCGAGCGAGAGCGCTACCGGCGGGAGTTCGCCATCCTGCAGCGGCTCCAGGACGTGCGCGGCGTGCCCCGTGTCATCGCGTGCGAGCAACTCAGGGAGCGCCCCGTGCTGCTGTTGGAAGAGGTCGCGGGCACGCCGCTGTCCGATGAGACGGGCAAGCCCTTCGAGGTAGCGAGGGCCCTGAGGCTGGGCAGCTCCCTGGCCTCCACGCTCGCCGAGATTCACCGCCGTGGCGTCATCCACAAGGACCTCAAGCCCGCGAACATCATCGTCACGGCATCGGGCGAGACGCGCCTCATCGACTTTGGAAGCGCCAGCCTCCAGCTCGTGGAGCACGTGGATGCGCTCCACTCGCACCTCATCGAGGGAACCCTGCCGTACATGTCCCCAGAGCAGACCGGGCGCATGAACCGGGCGGTGGACTACCGCACGGATCTGTACTCGCTGGGCATCACCCTCTACGAGCTGCTCACCGGCGGCCGCCCCTTTTACGGCAAGGACGCGCTCGAGTGGTTCCACGCTCACATGGCCCTGGCGCCTCCGCCTCCCCATGAGCGGGTAAAGGGGCTGCCCCCCACCGTCTCCGCCATCGTCCTGAAGCTGCTGGCCAAGGTCGCCGAGGAGCGCTACCAGAGCGCCGAGGGGCTGAAGGCCGATCTGGAGCGGTGCCTGGAGGGACTGCGCCGGGGCGCTTGCGAGGACTTCCCTCTGGGCCTCTATGACGTGCCCACGCGCTTCCAGCTTCCGCAGCGGCTCTACGGGCGCGACGCCCACGCGGCCGCCCTGCTCCAAGGCTTCGAGCGCGTGGCCCGCGGTGGCCGCTCCGAGCTCATCCTGGTGCGCGGCTACTCGGGCATCGGCAAGTCCGCGGTGGTGCACGAGCTGCACAAGCCGGTGGTGCGCCAGCGCGGCTTCTTCCTCAGCGGCAAGTTCGACCAACTCCAGCAGGACATCCCCTACTCCACCCTGGCTCAGGCCATCCGCGGGCTGACGCAACAGCTGCTCTCGGGCACGGACACGGAGCTGGCGCGCTGGCGCGAGCGCCTGCTCGAGGCGTGGGAGGGCCAGGGCCGCGTCGTCGTGGAGGTGGTGCCGCAGCTGGAGCTTGTCGCGGGGCCGCAGCCACCTGTCCCAGAGCTCTCCCCCTCCGAGGCCACGCACCGCTTCAACCGCGTGTTCCGCCGGTTCCTCGGCGTCTTCGCCTCGCCCGAGCACCCGCTCGTCGTCTTCTTGGATGATCTCCAGTGGGCCGATCGGGCCAGCCTCCAGTTGCTCCAGCACCTGCTCACACACCCCGAGACGCCGCCCGTGCTGCTGATCGGCGCCTACCGGGACAACGAGGTGAGCCCCTCGCACCCGCTGTCTCTCACGCTCGTGGAGCTGCGCAAGGCCGGCGCGGCCATGACGGACCTGCAGCTCGAGCCGCTGAGCCTCGCGGATGTCCAGCGGCTCATCACCGACACACTGCCCGGTGCGGGCCCGGAGACCGTCCGGCCGTTGGCGGCGCTGGCCCTGGAGAAGACCGGGGGCAACCCCTTCTTCCTCCTCCAGTTCCTACAGACGCTCCACCAGGACGGCCTGCTGGTGCGCACCCCCGAGGGCACTTGGCACTGGGATGCCGACGGCGCCCGCGCCAAGGGCTACTCCGACAACGTCGTGGACTTCATGGTCCGCAAGCTGCGCCAGCTCCCCCTGGGCACACAGCACCAGCTCCGGCTGGCCGCGTGCGTAGGCAACGCATTCTCCGAGCGAATCCTGCGCGTCATCTCCAACCTGGAGGACGCCACCGAGGTGGAGCAGGGCCTGGATCCCGCGCTCCAGGAGGGACTGGTCTCGCGCACCGGCCCGGAGCAGTACCGCTTCCTCCATGACCGCATCCAACAGGCGGCCCATGCCCTCATCCCGCCCGAGGAGCGCAAAGCGGTGCACCTGCGCATCGGCCGCCTGCTGCTGGCCAGCCTGTCTCCGGACGAGGTGCAGGCGAACCTCTTCGATGTGGTGGGCCAGCTCAACACCGGCGCGGAGCTGATCACCGATCCGCAGGAGCGCCACCGCGTGGCGCGCTTGAACGCCGAGGCCGGAAAGAAGGCGCAGGCGGCCACCGCGTTCCGCTCGGCGGTCTCCTACCTGGCCATGGCCTTCCAGCTTCTGCCAGGAAACCCCTGGGAGACGGACCCCGAGCTGGCCTTCAAGCTCCAGCTGGATCAGGCGAGCTGCGAGTTCATGAGCGGCAACACCGTTCAGGCCCGCCAGCTCGTGGAGGCGCTGCGGCACCGGGCTCGTACCCGGGTGGAGATCGCTGCCGTCTACCGCTTGATGAGCGATCTGCACCTGGCCGCTGGCGAGATCCAGGCCTCCATCGGCTGTCTCCTGGAGTGTCTGGAGCGGTTCGGCATGCCCATGTCCCCCCACCCCTCCTGGGCAGAGGTAGAGGCCGCGAACGACGAGGTCCGGGCCTTGCTGGGATCGCGCCCCATCGAGAGCCTCCTCGAGCTGCCGCTCCTGTCGGATCCAGACATGGAGGCAGTGCTCAACATCCTCGCCGCGCTGTTCACCCCCTCGTTCTTCACCGACAAGAACCTGCTCATCCTCCACCTGTGCCGGCTGGTCTTGCTCAGCCTCCGCCACGGCAACAGCAGCGCTGCAGTGCACGGCTACGCCTGGTACGGCGTGGTGCTGGCCCCCGCCTTCAAGCAGTACCGGGAGGGCTACGCGTTCGGAAAGCTGGCGTGCGACCTCGTCGAGCGGCACGGCTTCACCGCCTCGCGAGGCAAGGCGCTCTACAGTCTGGAGATCATCAGCTACTGGACGCGGCCCATGGCTCTCTCGCAGGAGCTCATCCGCGAGGCGTTCCAGCACGCGCTCAAGGCGGGGGACTTCCAGGTCGCCTGCTACTGCTGCAACCACATCGTCACCAACCGCCTGAGCATGGGACACGAGCTGGAGGAGGTCCACCAGGAGTCGGTGGCGCGCATGGACTTCGCCCGCAGGGCGGGCTACCGCGACGTGCAGCACGTCATCCACAACACCCAGCGCTACGTGCAGCAACTGCGCGGGCTCGCTCCCGTGTTCGGCTCCTTGAGCGGCGAGGACTTCGATGAGACGTCCTTCGAGGCCGGGCTGACGCCGGACCGCATGAGCACCATGCGGTGCTGGTACTGGATCATCAAGATGCAGGCGCGCTTCATGTCCGGCGCCTACGCGGAGGCGCGAGAGGCCGGGGACAAGGCGGACGCGCTGGCCTGGTCCTCGCTCGGCCACATCCAGTTGCTGGACCTTCACCTGTTCCGCGCGCTGACCCTGGCCGCGTGCCTCGACACCCTGCCCACCGAGGAGCGAGGCCCTGCGCTCCAGGAGCTCCAGCGGCACCACGGACAGCTCGCGGAATGGGCGAGCTACTGCCCGGAGAACTTCCTCGCCCCCGAGCGGCTGGCCTTCGCGGAGCTGGCGCGCGTCACGGGCCGCGAGCCCGAGGCCTTCCGCGCCTACGAGGAAGCGCACCAGGTGGCAAGCGAGCACTGCCTCATCCAGTACGTAGCCCTCTCCTGTGAGCTCGCGGCCCGCTTCTGGTTCGAGCGGAAGATGTCCACGATCGCGGACACCTACGCGCGCAAGGCCTGCGCGGCCTACGTGCACTGGGGTGCGAACGGGAAGGCGAAGCAGCTGTCCCAGCTGTGGCCGCACCTGAGCAGCGAGAGGACCAGAGAGGAGACCGCCACCAACACGGAGTCGTCGCAGCTCGACGCGCTCACGGTGGTGAAGGCTCAGCAGGCCATCTCCGGGGAGATCGTCCTCGAGCAGCTGGCGAACACGCTGCTGCGAGTCGCCCTCGAGAGCGCCGGTGCTCAGCGCGGAGCCCTGATGCTTCCCCGGGGCGGCGCCCTCGAAGTTGTAGCCGTCTCGGGCACGGCTCCCGAGGACACCGGCGCCGGGCCGCCCGAGGCTTCCCTGCCGTGGACGCTCATCTCCTATGTGCGGCGCACGCGCGAGCAGGTGCTCATCGACGACGCCTCCCAGCCTCACCCCTTCTCATCGGATCCCTGGATCGCGCGAGGCCAGGTCCGCTCCGTGCTCTGCCTGCCGCTGCTGCGCCAGGAGGAGCTCCGCGGGGTGCTCTACCTGGAGAACCGCCTGGCCACCCACGCCTTCACCCCGGCGCGCGGCGCGCTGCTGGAGCACCTGGCCTCCCAGGCCGCCATCTCCCTGGAGAACGCGCGGCTGTACGCGGACGTGCAGCGCGCCGAAGCGGCCCTGCGGCAGGCCAACGACGAGCTGGAGAAGCGTGTCGAGGAGCGCACCCGGGAGCTTCAGCAGGCCCAGGTCCAGTTGGTGGAGACGGCCCGGCAGGCGGGCATGGCCGAGGTCGCCACCGATGTGCTCCACAACATCGGCAACGTGCTGACCAGCGCCATCATCAATGCCCAGACGATGAACCAGACGCTGGGGTCCTCCCGGCTGGGGCGGCTGAAGCAGTCCTGCGATCTGCTCACGGAGCACCAGGACACCCTGGCGGACTTCCTCACGAAGGATCGGCGCGGCATGCGGCTGCCGGCCTACCTCTCCGCGCTCACCGACGAGCTGCTCCGCGAGCACGCGGGACTGCAGGGCGGCATGTCGGACATGGGCAAGCACATCGAGCACATCCGCTACATCGTCCAACTCCAGCAGACGTATGCCCGCAGCACGCTCGTGACCGAGGAGTGCGACCCGGCCCGCCTGCTCGAGGATGCGCTCAGCATCCAGATGGCGGCGCTCAAGCGCCACGGCATCCACGTCATCCGCGAGTTCTCACCGGCATCCCGGATCCGGTTGGACAAGCACAAGGTGCTGCAGATCCTCATCAACCTGATCAGCAACGCAAGAAACGCCATGGCCGGGCTGCCCGAGGGCCAGCGCACCCTGCACGTGCGGCTGGGGCAGGTGGGCAACACCCTCCGCATCCAGGTGCAGGACAACGGCATGGGCATCGCGCCCGAGGTGCGCGACCGGCTCTTCTCCCAAGGCTTCACGACCCGCAAGGGCGGGCACGGCCTGGGGCTGCACTCGAGCGCCCTGGCGGCGCGGATGATGGGCGGCACCCTGCGGTTGGAGAGCGAGGGCCCGGACAAAGGTGCCACGGCTACACTGGAGCTGCAGCCCACCTCCTGA
- a CDS encoding HesA/MoeB/ThiF family protein, with protein MSRLFEARVLVVGAGGLGCPASLALAHAGVGHLTLADPDRVDVTNLHRQLWHRTSDVGRLKAESAVAGLRRAFPDLSTEAIPERVNVDNAEALFRAHDVVIDATDGTATKFFLSDVAVLTGVPLIYGGVLRMQGQAFRIDPDGPCLRCLYEAPPPPDAVPTCAQAGVLGSMAGLVGSLQALLALERLSGAAGLARGDARLHLIDGATLTSRMVRVQRSPDCSACAPGRTPQLVAPEEAAQCTT; from the coding sequence GTGAGCCGCCTTTTCGAGGCGCGAGTGCTGGTGGTGGGGGCGGGAGGGCTGGGGTGTCCAGCCTCGCTCGCCCTGGCGCATGCGGGGGTGGGGCACCTCACGCTGGCGGATCCGGACCGGGTGGATGTGACGAACCTCCATCGCCAGCTCTGGCACCGCACCTCGGACGTGGGCCGGCTCAAGGCGGAGTCCGCCGTGGCGGGCCTGAGGCGCGCCTTCCCGGACCTGAGCACCGAGGCCATTCCCGAGCGCGTGAACGTGGACAACGCCGAGGCACTCTTCCGCGCGCATGACGTCGTCATCGACGCCACCGATGGCACGGCCACCAAGTTCTTCTTGTCCGATGTGGCGGTGCTCACCGGGGTGCCGCTGATCTACGGCGGCGTGCTCCGCATGCAGGGGCAGGCCTTCAGAATCGATCCGGATGGCCCGTGCCTGCGCTGCCTCTACGAGGCTCCGCCTCCGCCGGATGCCGTGCCCACCTGCGCGCAGGCGGGAGTGCTCGGCTCCATGGCAGGGCTCGTGGGCTCACTTCAGGCCTTGCTCGCACTCGAGCGGCTCTCGGGGGCGGCAGGGCTCGCGCGGGGCGATGCGCGGCTGCATCTCATCGATGGGGCCACACTCACGAGCCGGATGGTGCGCGTGCAGCGGTCGCCGGACTGCTCTGCCTGTGCTCCGGGCCGGACGCCCCAGCTCGTTGCTCCCGAGGAGGCCGCGCAATGCACGACGTGA
- a CDS encoding sulfurtransferase TusA family protein yields the protein MHDVTATLDITREVCPMTYVRTKLKLESLGSGAVLEVFLKGSEPLKNVPRSAREEGHEVLALEPRPDGTHRLLLRKQGR from the coding sequence ATGCACGACGTGACGGCGACGCTCGACATCACCCGTGAGGTCTGCCCGATGACCTACGTGCGCACCAAGCTCAAGCTGGAGTCGCTCGGGTCTGGCGCGGTGCTGGAGGTGTTCCTCAAAGGCTCCGAGCCGCTGAAGAACGTTCCTCGCAGTGCTCGCGAGGAGGGGCACGAGGTGCTCGCACTCGAGCCCCGGCCCGATGGCACTCACCGGCTGTTGCTGCGGAAGCAGGGGAGGTGA
- a CDS encoding cytochrome-c peroxidase yields the protein MKAISFAGALTLATVALADNSAAPPPLPLGLSPQLYKLTVPQPPTPAQVTLGEKLFNEKRLSADNSVSCATCHDPAKAFADGKPQAVGIKNQVGQRNSPTVLNALFLATQFWDGRAATLEDQAKLPILNPIEMGMPSPEAVVTKVRAIPEYRDAFQKLNGREPSYDDIASAIAAFERTRMAGNARFDRFLTGNSNALSAQEKRGWALFNGKGRCNSCHAGNAVSPLFSDQKFHNIGVAAHKQDFVQLASEALRVVRAGDEEQIDRLALESKFSELGRFLVTRHENDIGSFKTPTLRNVGVTGPYMHDGSMATLWDVVDHYNKGGITNPYLDGGMQRLGLTEPEIDDLVAFLFALTSEDFAALEKKELTAQRARKTKRPERDTAVALGKKGNLGDLAPNPDLKNPADLGLYGPVAAPEK from the coding sequence ATGAAAGCGATCTCCTTCGCAGGTGCGCTCACACTGGCAACAGTGGCGCTCGCGGATAACTCCGCGGCTCCGCCCCCCCTACCCCTCGGACTCTCTCCCCAGCTCTACAAGCTGACCGTCCCCCAGCCCCCCACCCCGGCTCAGGTGACACTGGGAGAGAAACTTTTCAATGAGAAGCGACTGTCCGCCGATAACTCGGTGAGCTGCGCCACCTGCCACGATCCGGCGAAGGCGTTCGCGGATGGCAAGCCGCAGGCGGTGGGCATCAAAAACCAGGTGGGCCAGCGCAACAGCCCCACCGTCCTCAATGCCCTCTTCCTGGCCACGCAGTTCTGGGACGGCCGCGCCGCCACCCTCGAGGACCAGGCCAAGCTGCCCATCCTCAATCCCATCGAGATGGGCATGCCCTCGCCCGAGGCGGTGGTCACCAAGGTGCGCGCCATCCCCGAGTACCGCGACGCCTTCCAGAAGCTCAACGGCCGCGAGCCCTCGTACGACGACATCGCCAGCGCCATCGCCGCCTTCGAGCGGACCCGCATGGCCGGCAACGCCCGGTTCGATCGCTTCCTCACGGGGAACTCGAACGCGCTGTCCGCCCAGGAGAAGCGCGGCTGGGCGCTCTTCAACGGCAAGGGCCGGTGCAACTCGTGCCACGCGGGCAACGCCGTGTCGCCACTGTTCTCGGACCAGAAGTTCCACAACATCGGCGTCGCCGCGCACAAGCAGGACTTCGTCCAGCTGGCCTCCGAGGCCCTCCGCGTCGTCCGGGCCGGAGACGAGGAGCAGATCGACCGGCTGGCGCTGGAGTCCAAGTTCTCCGAGCTGGGCCGCTTCCTCGTCACCCGGCACGAGAACGACATCGGCAGCTTCAAGACCCCCACCCTGCGCAACGTGGGCGTTACCGGGCCGTACATGCATGACGGCTCGATGGCCACCCTGTGGGACGTGGTCGACCACTACAACAAGGGCGGCATCACCAACCCCTACCTCGATGGGGGGATGCAGCGGCTGGGCCTCACCGAGCCCGAGATCGATGACCTCGTGGCGTTCCTGTTCGCGCTGACTTCGGAGGACTTCGCGGCGCTGGAGAAGAAGGAGCTGACCGCCCAGCGCGCTCGCAAGACCAAGCGCCCGGAGCGGGACACCGCCGTCGCCCTCGGGAAGAAGGGCAACCTGGGCGATCTCGCCCCCAACCCCGACCTCAAGAACCCGGCTGACCTTGGGCTGTATGGGCCGGTCGCGGCCCCGGAGAAGTGA
- a CDS encoding sensor histidine kinase yields the protein MTETHAASDEEKPANDLRARVRTVLQRRKLTDSVSAEQAAASWEQDRFVARARALFYARMMFLTLGLLILAVPTWSGYFGLNGPVAFAGYFAMLLYSVANFLVIDHPKAGRWVTYLTLCLDLIIMVVLIAKPQVGGGLQSPLLATQLLFTTLFAILYPKPLSILPPLLALPVTTRLDLLLNRSVTAIELLTLLWYSALNFIIVYVVVYLNEREAAAHREVVELQGDLKELAVVEERNRMAREIHDGLGASLSSMIIQSEYILGLAKDGPLRDEILELKASAEESIDELRRNLRMMREDFELTQGLEDYAKTFRDRTQMDIRFERSGTPKKLSPDAQLALFRILQEGLSNAAKHAQAKVVTVKLDFGEARVHLTVRDDGKGFDPKKTPRGHYGLLNMRERAMKLGGEIIVDSAPGAGAMVSFSLPCNPS from the coding sequence GTGACCGAGACGCACGCCGCCTCCGACGAGGAGAAACCCGCAAACGATCTGCGCGCCCGCGTGCGCACGGTGCTCCAGCGACGCAAGCTCACGGACAGCGTGTCCGCCGAGCAGGCCGCCGCGTCGTGGGAGCAGGATCGCTTCGTCGCCCGGGCCCGCGCGCTGTTCTACGCGCGCATGATGTTCCTCACCCTGGGCCTGCTCATCCTCGCGGTGCCCACGTGGTCGGGATACTTCGGGCTGAACGGGCCGGTGGCCTTCGCCGGGTACTTCGCGATGCTGCTCTACAGCGTCGCCAACTTCCTGGTCATCGATCACCCCAAGGCGGGCCGCTGGGTGACGTACCTGACGCTCTGCCTCGACCTCATCATCATGGTCGTGCTGATCGCCAAGCCACAGGTGGGCGGCGGTCTCCAGAGCCCGCTGCTGGCCACGCAGCTGCTGTTCACCACCCTGTTCGCCATCCTCTACCCCAAGCCGCTGTCCATCCTGCCGCCGCTGCTGGCGCTGCCGGTGACGACGCGCCTGGACCTGCTGCTCAACCGCTCCGTCACGGCGATCGAGCTGCTGACGCTGCTGTGGTACTCGGCGCTCAACTTCATCATCGTCTACGTGGTGGTGTACCTGAACGAGCGCGAGGCCGCGGCCCACCGCGAGGTGGTGGAGCTCCAGGGCGATCTCAAGGAGCTGGCGGTGGTGGAGGAGCGCAACCGCATGGCGCGCGAGATCCACGACGGCCTGGGCGCCTCGCTCTCGTCGATGATCATCCAGTCCGAGTACATCCTCGGGCTGGCGAAGGACGGCCCGCTGCGCGACGAGATCCTCGAGCTGAAGGCCTCGGCGGAGGAGTCCATCGACGAGCTGCGCCGCAACCTGCGGATGATGCGCGAGGACTTCGAGCTGACACAGGGCCTGGAGGACTACGCCAAGACGTTCCGGGACCGCACCCAGATGGACATCCGGTTCGAGCGCTCGGGGACGCCGAAGAAGCTGTCGCCCGACGCGCAGCTGGCCCTGTTCCGCATCCTCCAGGAGGGCCTGTCCAACGCCGCCAAGCACGCGCAGGCCAAGGTGGTGACGGTGAAACTGGACTTCGGCGAGGCCCGGGTGCACCTGACGGTGCGCGATGACGGCAAGGGCTTCGATCCGAAGAAGACGCCGCGCGGCCACTACGGCCTGTTGAACATGCGCGAGCGCGCGATGAAGCTCGGCGGCGAGATCATCGTGGACTCGGCCCCGGGCGCCGGTGCGATGGTGTCCTTCTCTCTTCCCTGCAACCCCTCGTGA